Proteins encoded within one genomic window of Flavobacterium oreochromis:
- a CDS encoding DUF4254 domain-containing protein — protein MFAEFAFPIFERSIQEYHIKDDVYQQIMNPYGKGSIEHLLYAKNWVDTVQWHYEDIIRDPQIDPIAALDLKRKIDASNQVRTDMVEYIDGYFLNKYATVEVKSDARINTESPAWAIDRLSILALKIYHMNEEATRLTATEEHRAKCQEKLNILLEQKKDMFISISQLIEDIEKGDKYMKVYKQMKMYNDEELNPILYQNK, from the coding sequence ATGTTCGCAGAATTTGCTTTTCCTATATTTGAAAGAAGTATTCAAGAATACCACATAAAAGACGATGTTTATCAACAAATTATGAATCCTTACGGAAAGGGCTCTATTGAGCATTTGTTGTATGCAAAAAATTGGGTTGATACGGTACAATGGCATTATGAAGATATCATACGTGATCCTCAGATTGATCCAATAGCCGCCTTAGATCTAAAACGTAAAATTGATGCTTCTAATCAAGTTCGTACAGATATGGTAGAATACATAGATGGTTACTTTCTTAATAAATATGCTACTGTTGAAGTAAAGTCAGACGCTCGTATCAATACAGAAAGTCCTGCTTGGGCTATTGATAGACTATCTATTTTAGCACTTAAGATTTATCATATGAACGAAGAAGCTACTCGATTAACAGCTACTGAAGAGCATAGAGCAAAATGTCAGGAAAAATTAAATATACTTTTAGAGCAAAAGAAAGATATGTTTATTTCGATTAGCCAATTAATTGAGGATATAGAAAAGGGAGACAAGTATATGAAAGTGTACAAACAAATGAAAATGTACAATGATGAAGAATTAAATCCTATCTTATACCAAAATAAATAA
- a CDS encoding glycosyltransferase, with protein MFDLGDVSKHITKKEWKVPKKTLWEHLDYKFIMALEGNDVASNLKWVMSSNSIAVMPKPTYETWFMEGKLIPDVHYIEINSDFSNLEEKINYYIENPSEANKIIQNANAYCQQFLDLKREKIIGLLVMKKYFEKTNQI; from the coding sequence TTGTTTGATCTTGGGGATGTTTCAAAACACATAACAAAAAAGGAATGGAAAGTTCCTAAAAAAACACTATGGGAACACTTAGATTATAAATTTATTATGGCATTAGAAGGTAATGATGTTGCCAGTAATTTAAAATGGGTAATGTCATCTAATTCAATTGCTGTAATGCCAAAACCAACATACGAAACTTGGTTTATGGAGGGTAAATTAATCCCAGATGTACATTATATAGAGATTAATTCTGATTTTTCTAATCTAGAAGAAAAAATAAATTATTATATAGAAAATCCATCAGAAGCAAACAAAATTATTCAGAATGCAAATGCGTATTGCCAACAATTTCTTGATTTAAAAAGAGAAAAAATAATTGGGCTACTTGTAATGAAAAAATACTTTGAAAAAACTAATCAAATTTAA
- a CDS encoding ATP synthase F0 subunit C — protein sequence MTIPNLVGAGLIVIGAGLGLGKIGGSAMDAIARQPEAAGKIQTAMIIIGALLEGLAFGALILGA from the coding sequence ATGACAATTCCAAATTTAGTAGGTGCTGGTTTAATCGTAATCGGAGCTGGTTTAGGTTTAGGTAAAATTGGTGGATCTGCAATGGATGCTATTGCTCGTCAACCAGAAGCTGCTGGTAAAATCCAAACAGCGATGATCATCATCGGTGCCTTATTAGAAGGTTTAGCATTCGGTGCCTTAATTTTAGGTGCTTAA
- the porW gene encoding type IX secretion system periplasmic lipoprotein PorW/SprE, with protein sequence MISRNWHALNSKYNTVYNGDVSLKAGIEELKKGYVDNFWEILPVERMQIEEENFLPGQKSKNANFTRAEDKAVKAIQKHSMNIEGRERNSQMDEAHLLLGKARYYDKRFIPALEAFNYILYKYSNSDKIYEAKVWREKTNVRLENDALAVKNLTLLLKRYDLPFHIKADANALLAQAYINLEEKQKAVKPIKKAIEYTANKEERARYRFILGQLYEELKYKDSAYVAFQEVIDMKRQSPRLYVIQAHAKQASLVDVTKDTLIFTKKYAKLLKDRENRPYLDVLNHQVALFTINLNYKKRPKNIITNH encoded by the coding sequence TTGATATCTAGAAATTGGCATGCTTTAAACTCTAAGTATAATACTGTGTACAATGGAGATGTTTCATTAAAAGCAGGTATAGAAGAACTAAAAAAAGGATATGTTGATAATTTTTGGGAAATCTTACCTGTTGAACGTATGCAAATTGAAGAAGAAAATTTTTTACCAGGTCAAAAGAGTAAAAATGCTAATTTTACACGTGCAGAAGATAAAGCCGTAAAAGCTATTCAAAAACACTCTATGAATATTGAAGGTAGAGAACGAAATTCACAAATGGATGAAGCCCATTTGTTGTTAGGGAAAGCACGATATTATGACAAAAGATTTATCCCCGCATTAGAGGCCTTTAATTATATCTTATATAAATACTCTAATTCAGATAAAATTTATGAAGCAAAAGTTTGGAGAGAGAAAACAAATGTGCGATTAGAAAATGATGCTCTAGCAGTTAAAAATTTAACTCTACTTCTAAAAAGATATGATTTACCTTTTCATATAAAAGCAGACGCTAATGCATTGTTAGCTCAAGCCTATATTAATCTTGAAGAAAAACAAAAAGCAGTAAAACCAATAAAAAAAGCTATTGAATATACCGCTAATAAAGAAGAACGAGCTCGTTATCGTTTTATTTTAGGACAATTATATGAAGAATTAAAATATAAAGATAGTGCCTATGTAGCCTTTCAAGAAGTTATTGACATGAAAAGACAATCACCTCGTCTATATGTTATTCAGGCTCACGCTAAGCAAGCCAGTTTAGTAGATGTAACAAAAGATACATTAATTTTTACAAAAAAATATGCCAAACTATTAAAAGATAGAGAAAATCGTCCGTATTTAGACGTTTTAAATCATCAAGTTGCCCTTTTTACGATCAATTTAAACTACAAGAAAAGGCCAAAAAATATTATAACAAATCATTAA
- a CDS encoding discoidin domain-containing protein, translating into MKKIYILCSVFLTSLSIKAQETAFFVHAHQDDAVYFCGVPLFDKVSSGVKTVAILTSASDQGAHDGIYTADAGIDITTPFYQARDYGYKKALEYCYTNDNLPLNFSETTVEVTFAGKKVRKWTYGNNITMYFLDLPNGNCCSLNMDGYPANNGQSIEKLRKGTIETITNVTNTSTYTWTELKNTIKAIFETEKGSISTVYSTDVDLSKNPGDHADHYITSVLALQAMDGLPGFSSKLHTDYELSNKNPNLTETEKIKKISTFGAMISGIGTKGYRANRHLSYTNWFISEYIRDANIHNELINLSNELGGNPYNKPNIALNKPSSVSGSEAGHDGSKANDGDVYTYWGNTPYTQSWQVDLQNKYNVEDIQVINYFQDSRYYKYKVYASTDNINWIVVADNSKNTDLSTNKGKTFNFSNPVQARYFKIEMLYNSVNQGVHIAEFIAHGDLVPETRTNIALNKPTTVSGSELGTEGPKANDGNLNTYWGNTPYTQFWQVDLQNSYNVDEIKVVNYFGDTRSYKYKVYASTDNVNWTMVADYSSNISLSNSAGTSFPFSKPVQARYFKVDMLYNSVNQGVHIAEFMVYGTISSASNRISSDEKGGLFFIKNPIKKGDKLDLNNTRNINEVSLFDLNGKKILTKLNLKENETIDTSNLPSGNYILKLDYKTERLIIE; encoded by the coding sequence ATGAAAAAAATTTACATTTTATGTTCTGTTTTCTTAACCAGTCTATCAATAAAGGCTCAAGAGACAGCTTTTTTTGTTCACGCACACCAGGATGATGCAGTCTATTTTTGTGGCGTACCGCTATTTGATAAGGTTAGTAGTGGAGTAAAAACAGTAGCTATTCTTACAAGTGCATCAGATCAAGGAGCACATGATGGTATTTATACTGCTGATGCAGGAATAGATATAACAACACCATTTTATCAAGCTCGAGATTATGGCTATAAAAAAGCATTAGAATATTGTTATACAAATGATAATTTGCCATTAAATTTTAGTGAAACAACTGTCGAAGTAACTTTTGCTGGGAAAAAAGTTAGAAAATGGACGTATGGAAACAATATTACAATGTATTTTTTAGATTTACCAAATGGTAATTGTTGTAGTTTAAATATGGATGGTTATCCGGCTAATAATGGCCAGTCAATTGAAAAACTAAGAAAAGGTACTATAGAAACAATTACCAATGTAACGAATACTTCCACTTATACTTGGACAGAGTTAAAAAATACAATCAAAGCTATTTTTGAAACTGAAAAAGGTTCTATATCTACTGTTTACTCCACAGATGTTGATTTATCAAAAAACCCAGGTGATCATGCGGATCATTATATCACATCAGTATTAGCACTACAAGCAATGGACGGTTTGCCAGGATTTAGTTCTAAATTGCATACAGATTATGAATTGTCTAATAAAAATCCAAATCTTACAGAAACTGAAAAAATTAAAAAGATTTCTACTTTTGGAGCTATGATTTCAGGGATCGGAACGAAAGGTTATAGAGCGAATAGACATTTATCTTATACTAATTGGTTTATTTCAGAATATATAAGAGATGCAAATATCCATAATGAATTAATTAACCTTAGTAATGAATTAGGAGGAAATCCTTACAATAAACCTAATATTGCATTAAATAAACCTTCTTCTGTTTCAGGTTCAGAAGCAGGTCATGATGGATCAAAAGCTAATGATGGTGACGTATATACTTACTGGGGTAATACACCTTATACTCAATCTTGGCAGGTTGATTTACAAAACAAGTATAATGTTGAAGATATTCAAGTTATTAATTATTTTCAAGATTCCCGTTACTATAAATACAAAGTTTATGCTTCTACAGACAATATAAATTGGATCGTTGTTGCTGATAACTCTAAAAATACTGATTTGTCAACAAATAAAGGGAAAACGTTTAATTTTTCTAATCCAGTTCAAGCAAGATATTTTAAAATAGAAATGCTTTATAATTCCGTTAATCAAGGTGTTCATATAGCTGAATTTATTGCACATGGAGATTTAGTGCCAGAGACTCGTACTAATATTGCATTAAACAAACCAACTACAGTATCAGGATCAGAATTAGGTACTGAAGGGCCTAAAGCTAATGATGGAAATTTAAATACTTATTGGGGTAATACACCCTATACACAATTTTGGCAGGTTGATTTACAAAATTCGTACAATGTTGATGAAATCAAAGTCGTTAATTATTTCGGGGACACACGTTCTTATAAATACAAAGTTTATGCTTCTACAGATAATGTAAATTGGACAATGGTTGCTGATTACTCAAGTAATATAAGTTTGTCAAATAGTGCTGGAACATCTTTTCCTTTCAGTAAACCTGTGCAAGCCAGATATTTTAAGGTAGACATGCTTTATAATTCAGTCAATCAAGGGGTTCATATTGCAGAATTTATGGTTTATGGAACTATTTCCTCTGCATCTAATAGAATTTCATCAGATGAAAAAGGAGGTCTATTTTTTATTAAAAATCCAATAAAAAAAGGAGATAAACTTGATTTAAATAATACCAGAAACATAAATGAAGTATCCTTATTTGATCTTAATGGTAAAAAGATTTTAACTAAATTAAATTTAAAAGAAAATGAAACAATAGATACCTCTAATTTACCATCAGGAAATTATATTCTAAAACTAGATTATAAGACAGAAAGATTAATTATAGAATAG
- the atpB gene encoding F0F1 ATP synthase subunit A: MMITRKPVSLLMSAFIGLFSWVAMANPTTDSTHVTEKTAHEAHAMAHDSTHVTTAAHADKAHAVEHQSNHEGPINEKPEVQAFIKHHLLDSHDFNLYADGETGHHVGFPLPVILFDNGLHVFMSSAFHNEKELAEVDGNFYKMVHGVIYKSDAEGTVTTNEHGHPTNAKPLDFSITKNVFSLLVTAILIFFAFTSLAKTYKKGNTLPTGFGRVLEPLVIYVRDEIARPNIGEKKYKKFMPYLLTVFFLIWTLNLIGLTPLGINVTGNIAVTLCLALCTLVITNVSANLDYWKHIFWMPGVPVPMKIVLAPIEVLGIFTKPFSLMIRLFANITAGHSVVMGLIAIIFLFKQQLTPGGAVGVSLALTLFISVIELLVAFLQAFIFTMLSSLFIGMAVQDHHHDDHH; this comes from the coding sequence ATGATGATTACAAGAAAACCTGTGTCATTACTAATGTCTGCCTTTATAGGCTTATTCTCTTGGGTAGCAATGGCTAACCCTACGACAGATTCTACTCATGTAACTGAAAAAACAGCTCATGAAGCACACGCTATGGCGCATGATAGTACACATGTTACTACAGCCGCACACGCTGATAAAGCTCATGCTGTGGAACATCAGTCAAATCATGAAGGTCCTATTAATGAGAAACCAGAAGTACAAGCATTTATTAAACATCACTTATTGGATTCGCATGATTTTAATTTGTATGCAGATGGAGAAACGGGACACCATGTAGGTTTTCCATTGCCAGTTATTTTATTTGATAATGGTCTTCATGTGTTTATGTCGTCAGCTTTTCATAATGAAAAAGAATTAGCTGAAGTAGATGGTAACTTCTACAAAATGGTTCACGGTGTAATCTACAAATCAGATGCTGAGGGTACTGTTACAACTAACGAACATGGTCATCCAACTAATGCTAAACCATTAGATTTTTCGATCACTAAAAACGTATTTTCGTTATTAGTAACTGCTATCTTAATTTTCTTTGCTTTCACATCGTTAGCAAAAACCTATAAAAAAGGAAATACTTTACCAACTGGTTTTGGTCGTGTTTTAGAACCTTTAGTAATTTATGTTCGTGACGAAATTGCACGTCCAAATATTGGCGAAAAAAAATACAAAAAGTTCATGCCTTATTTACTAACTGTTTTCTTCTTGATCTGGACTTTAAACTTAATTGGTTTAACTCCATTAGGGATTAATGTTACTGGAAATATTGCGGTGACTTTATGTTTAGCATTGTGTACTTTAGTTATAACAAATGTGAGTGCTAATTTAGATTATTGGAAACATATCTTCTGGATGCCAGGTGTACCAGTTCCAATGAAGATCGTTCTGGCTCCAATTGAAGTTTTAGGTATTTTTACAAAACCTTTCTCATTAATGATTCGTTTATTTGCTAACATTACAGCAGGTCACTCAGTAGTAATGGGCTTAATTGCAATCATTTTCTTGTTCAAGCAACAATTGACACCAGGTGGTGCAGTAGGGGTTTCATTAGCTTTAACATTATTTATCTCTGTGATTGAATTGTTAGTAGCTTTCTTACAGGCATTTATCTTTACAATGTTATCATCATTATTTATTGGCATGGCGGTTCAAGATCACCATCATGATGATCATCATTAA
- a CDS encoding glycosyltransferase family 9 protein, translated as MKHLLIIRLSAMGDVAMTVPVLRALSLKYPELKITVVSRPFFKPFFKDLENVNFFSVDLNKKHKGMLGLVRLYNDLKKLDIDAVADFHNVLRSKVIRGLFAVSGKKVAFTDKERKDNKALTRAKNKVFVPVKSMFERHKDTLLRLGFSFDLLNPQFPSKALLSDQILKITGNKNYKWIGIAPFAQYESKIYPLDLMQEVIDSLQKETVKIFLFGGGKLEIEKLYKLKKDYTNVEVVAGKIKLQEELDLISNLDLMLSMDSGNGHIASMLGIKVVTLWGATHPYSGFSPFNQPLENCLTADREKYPMLPTSVYGNKKVEGYEEVMRTIKPQQVVNKIKKDLVL; from the coding sequence ATGAAGCATCTATTGATTATTCGTTTATCGGCTATGGGAGACGTTGCCATGACGGTTCCTGTTTTAAGGGCTTTGTCTTTAAAGTATCCCGAGTTGAAAATTACAGTAGTTTCACGTCCTTTCTTTAAACCTTTTTTTAAAGATCTAGAAAATGTTAACTTCTTTTCAGTTGATCTCAATAAAAAACATAAAGGAATGCTTGGGCTTGTACGATTGTATAACGATCTAAAAAAATTAGATATCGATGCTGTTGCAGATTTTCATAATGTACTTCGTTCAAAAGTTATTAGAGGATTATTTGCTGTTAGTGGGAAAAAAGTTGCATTTACAGATAAAGAACGTAAAGATAACAAAGCATTAACCCGTGCTAAAAATAAAGTTTTTGTACCTGTGAAATCTATGTTCGAAAGACATAAAGATACCCTTTTACGATTAGGATTTTCTTTTGATTTATTAAACCCTCAGTTTCCAAGTAAAGCGTTATTGTCCGATCAAATTCTAAAAATAACTGGGAATAAGAATTATAAATGGATAGGGATAGCTCCTTTTGCTCAATATGAGTCGAAAATATATCCTTTAGACTTAATGCAAGAAGTTATCGATAGTTTGCAAAAAGAAACAGTTAAAATTTTTTTATTTGGCGGAGGTAAGTTGGAAATAGAAAAATTGTATAAACTTAAAAAAGATTATACTAATGTTGAAGTAGTTGCAGGTAAAATTAAGTTACAAGAAGAATTAGATTTAATTTCCAATTTAGATTTAATGCTTTCTATGGATTCAGGAAATGGTCATATTGCTTCTATGTTAGGAATTAAAGTGGTAACTCTTTGGGGAGCCACCCATCCATATTCTGGATTTAGCCCATTTAATCAACCTTTAGAAAATTGTTTAACAGCCGATAGAGAAAAGTATCCAATGTTACCCACATCTGTTTACGGAAATAAAAAAGTAGAGGGATACGAAGAGGTTATGCGTACTATAAAACCACAACAGGTAGTCAATAAAATAAAAAAGGATTTAGTTTTATAA
- a CDS encoding ferredoxin--NADP reductase — translation MSVFYKLSIKEVKRETPNAVSVAFNIPLEFKDFYKFTAGQYVTLKLTLDGQEIRRAYSLCTAPSSEEFRIAIKAVKNGTFSQFANTELKEGHVLEVGLPEGRFTFEPQSDRQRNYMGFAAGSGITPIMAIIKTVLLQEPKSSFVLVYGNKTRNETIFYDQLTELQTQFLGRLTVHYVYSQEQIEHQLTGRVDKSIVNTIHQKHIGQEFEKYYLCGPEEMINVINKTLKEKGVSEKDIKFELFSASSTSENTLSNANSFEHTKVTVILDGDTESFEMSAKQTLLEATLKQGMDAPYSCQGGVCSSCIARVTSGSATMKKNSILTDKEVADGLILTCQAHPTSAQITIDFDDV, via the coding sequence ATGTCAGTATTCTATAAACTCTCAATAAAAGAGGTAAAAAGAGAAACACCTAACGCTGTTTCAGTTGCTTTTAATATCCCTTTAGAATTTAAAGATTTTTACAAATTCACAGCAGGTCAATATGTTACCTTAAAATTAACTTTAGATGGTCAAGAAATTAGAAGAGCATATTCTTTATGTACAGCTCCTTCATCTGAAGAGTTTCGTATAGCGATTAAAGCTGTAAAAAATGGTACGTTTTCACAATTTGCCAACACCGAATTAAAAGAAGGGCATGTCCTAGAAGTTGGTCTACCTGAAGGGCGTTTTACATTTGAACCCCAATCGGACCGTCAACGAAACTATATGGGATTTGCAGCAGGTAGTGGGATTACTCCTATAATGGCTATAATAAAAACTGTGTTATTGCAAGAGCCTAAGAGTTCATTTGTATTAGTCTACGGAAATAAAACGCGTAATGAAACTATTTTTTATGATCAATTAACGGAATTACAAACGCAATTTTTAGGTAGATTAACGGTTCATTATGTATATAGCCAAGAACAAATAGAACATCAATTGACTGGAAGAGTTGACAAATCAATTGTTAATACAATTCACCAAAAACATATTGGTCAGGAATTTGAGAAATATTATTTATGTGGTCCTGAGGAGATGATCAATGTTATCAATAAGACTTTAAAAGAAAAAGGAGTAAGTGAAAAAGACATAAAATTTGAATTATTTTCAGCTTCATCAACATCTGAAAATACTTTATCTAATGCTAATTCTTTTGAACACACAAAAGTTACAGTTATACTAGATGGTGACACTGAATCTTTTGAAATGTCTGCCAAACAAACTCTATTAGAAGCTACATTAAAACAGGGAATGGACGCTCCTTATTCATGTCAAGGAGGTGTTTGTAGTAGTTGTATAGCACGAGTTACTTCTGGAAGTGCTACTATGAAGAAAAATTCTATTCTAACAGATAAAGAAGTAGCTGACGGCTTAATTTTAACCTGTCAAGCGCACCCTACATCAGCTCAAATCACAATAGATTTTGATGATGTATAA
- a CDS encoding F0F1 ATP synthase subunit B, whose protein sequence is MEKIFNDFGYGLFFWLVVILAILIVLLAKFAWKPIMESIEAREEGIRSALQAAENAKKQMQELQANNERTLNEARAERDNMIKEAREIKEKMIADAKEEAQAQGSRLIEQAKASIESEKNAAMAELKTQVSTLSLQIAEKILKDQLSSNDSQVKLVEKMLDEVKLN, encoded by the coding sequence ATGGAAAAAATATTTAATGATTTTGGATACGGTCTATTCTTTTGGCTAGTTGTTATTTTAGCAATTTTAATCGTTTTATTAGCTAAATTTGCATGGAAACCGATCATGGAATCTATTGAAGCTCGTGAAGAAGGTATTCGTAGTGCTTTACAAGCTGCTGAAAATGCAAAAAAACAAATGCAAGAATTACAAGCAAATAATGAGCGTACTTTAAATGAAGCACGTGCAGAACGTGATAATATGATAAAAGAAGCTCGTGAGATTAAAGAAAAAATGATTGCAGATGCTAAAGAAGAAGCACAAGCTCAAGGTTCTCGTTTAATTGAACAAGCTAAAGCTTCTATCGAAAGTGAAAAAAATGCTGCAATGGCAGAATTAAAAACACAAGTTTCAACTTTATCTTTACAAATTGCAGAGAAAATTTTAAAAGATCAATTATCAAGCAACGATTCTCAAGTTAAATTAGTTGAGAAAATGTTAGATGAAGTAAAATTAAACTAA
- a CDS encoding bactofilin family protein, with translation MFDKKPKNYTDLLGKTNRIVEGTTIKGDIESIADFRLDGHLIGNFNSKAKLVVGPAGSVLGDINAQNVDIEGKAEGKIIVEEILNVKATATINGDVSCGKLAVEPGAKFTATCVMKTIAPSLNVVNGE, from the coding sequence ATGTTTGACAAAAAACCCAAAAATTATACAGACCTACTAGGAAAAACAAATCGCATCGTTGAAGGAACTACAATAAAAGGGGATATTGAATCAATTGCAGATTTTAGATTAGATGGTCATCTAATCGGTAACTTTAACTCAAAAGCTAAACTGGTAGTAGGACCAGCAGGAAGTGTTTTGGGAGATATAAATGCCCAAAATGTGGATATAGAAGGTAAAGCAGAAGGAAAAATAATAGTAGAAGAAATATTAAATGTAAAAGCAACAGCTACCATAAATGGAGATGTAAGTTGTGGTAAATTAGCAGTTGAACCTGGAGCAAAATTTACAGCAACTTGTGTAATGAAAACCATTGCTCCCTCATTAAATGTAGTAAATGGAGAATAA
- a CDS encoding DUF6427 family protein, with amino-acid sequence MDFLASLINFWCILFLLLVFSSIILHVSRDYRNWLIPFIAFFTVLVIGLMFSLALYPEFLTLYPKQIYIDFTVNDLTNVFQNMAVAIYVIVALIAFISMLFILQSKMSHLISSYRKIIFAFLIALGVYFVMPQKQNSYLIYTFVPVAIMLTNYLETIKKIWLKEGIVLFLMIASLVAYLLQIL; translated from the coding sequence ATGGATTTTTTGGCTTCATTAATTAATTTCTGGTGTATACTTTTTTTACTATTAGTTTTTTCATCTATTATACTTCATGTATCAAGAGATTATAGAAATTGGCTTATACCCTTTATAGCCTTTTTTACCGTTTTAGTAATTGGTTTAATGTTTTCTTTAGCTCTTTATCCAGAATTTTTAACGTTATATCCTAAGCAAATTTATATTGATTTTACTGTAAATGATTTAACCAATGTTTTTCAAAATATGGCAGTAGCAATTTATGTAATTGTCGCTTTAATTGCTTTTATAAGCATGCTATTTATTTTACAAAGTAAGATGTCTCATCTGATTTCATCTTATCGTAAAATTATATTCGCTTTTTTAATAGCATTAGGAGTTTATTTTGTAATGCCTCAAAAACAAAATAGCTACTTGATATATACTTTTGTACCTGTAGCTATTATGTTGACAAACTATTTAGAAACAATTAAGAAAATTTGGTTAAAAGAAGGAATAGTTCTTTTCTTAATGATAGCTAGTTTAGTAGCTTATTTATTACAAATATTATAG
- a CDS encoding AtpZ/AtpI family protein has translation MENNKEEKEKSKGNKWLSLVTIPSQMGVTIYLFYKLGEWVDKSYPSSYFYYAKVLTLFGVFIALYNVIKQVNEINK, from the coding sequence ATGGAGAATAATAAAGAAGAAAAAGAAAAGTCTAAAGGAAATAAATGGCTTTCTTTGGTCACCATTCCTTCGCAAATGGGAGTTACTATCTACTTATTTTATAAATTAGGAGAATGGGTAGATAAATCTTATCCAAGTTCTTATTTTTATTATGCTAAAGTTTTGACACTGTTCGGAGTCTTTATAGCTTTATATAATGTTATCAAACAAGTTAATGAAATTAATAAATAA
- the atpH gene encoding ATP synthase F1 subunit delta, with translation MSGNRAAVRYAKAILDLATSKGFALEVNNDMTLIAKTIQDNAELASFIANPTLKIEIKNNALLEVFKDTTAVTKSLFQLLLENKRFELLDKIAVQYTKLYDEANGVEVATVTTAIAITTELEAKVLAKAATLTSKKVTLKNIVDPAIIGGFILRIGDKQYNASVANSLLTLKRELSN, from the coding sequence ATGTCAGGTAACAGAGCCGCAGTACGATATGCAAAAGCAATTTTAGATCTTGCTACTTCTAAGGGTTTCGCTCTTGAAGTAAACAATGATATGACTTTGATTGCTAAAACTATTCAAGATAATGCTGAATTAGCTTCTTTTATAGCCAATCCAACTTTGAAAATTGAAATAAAAAATAATGCTTTGCTAGAAGTTTTCAAAGATACTACAGCTGTAACTAAATCTTTATTTCAGTTGTTATTAGAAAATAAACGATTTGAACTTTTAGATAAAATAGCTGTTCAATATACAAAATTGTATGATGAAGCTAACGGAGTAGAAGTAGCAACAGTAACTACTGCTATAGCTATCACAACTGAACTAGAAGCAAAAGTATTAGCTAAAGCAGCTACACTTACATCTAAAAAAGTTACTTTAAAAAATATTGTAGATCCAGCGATTATTGGTGGGTTTATTTTAAGAATTGGTGACAAGCAATATAATGCTTCAGTAGCTAATAGTTTATTAACATTAAAAAGAGAATTGAGTAATTAA
- the upp gene encoding uracil phosphoribosyltransferase, with protein MKIHHISEQNSILNHFLTEIRDINIQKDRMRFRKNIERIGEIMSYEISKTLDYKNIDIKTPLGVKHTTKLANPIVLCSILRAGLALHQGFINYFDEAENGFISAYRHHYNNDDNFEILVEYQATPSFQDKSLILIDPMLATGQSIVAVLNKLYLEHKPKEIHIAVVIAAPEGIQYLENNLPKNSHLWIASIDEKLNEKNYIVPGLGDAGDLAYGEKL; from the coding sequence ATGAAAATACATCACATATCAGAACAAAATAGCATTTTAAATCATTTTTTAACAGAAATAAGAGATATAAATATACAGAAGGATCGTATGCGTTTTAGAAAAAATATAGAACGTATAGGTGAAATTATGTCTTATGAAATAAGTAAAACACTGGATTATAAAAATATAGATATAAAAACACCTTTAGGAGTAAAACATACAACAAAACTCGCTAATCCTATTGTTTTATGTTCAATATTAAGAGCAGGACTTGCGTTACACCAAGGATTTATTAATTATTTTGATGAGGCCGAAAATGGGTTTATATCAGCCTATAGACACCATTATAACAATGATGATAATTTTGAAATATTAGTAGAATATCAAGCAACCCCTTCTTTTCAAGATAAAAGTCTTATCCTTATTGATCCTATGTTAGCAACTGGGCAATCTATAGTTGCTGTACTTAATAAATTATATCTAGAACACAAACCGAAAGAAATTCATATAGCTGTTGTTATTGCTGCTCCAGAGGGTATACAATACCTAGAAAATAATTTACCTAAAAATAGTCATTTATGGATTGCCTCTATAGATGAAAAACTTAATGAAAAAAATTATATAGTACCTGGTCTTGGAGATGCAGGAGACTTAGCATATGGTGAAAAGCTATAA